GAGACTGGAAGGTTCAGCCAGCTCCGACCCCGCGTGGTTTGCGCAATTGAATACCCTGCTCAAACAAGCCGCCCGGGAGCGCTACCCTGACCAGCATCCGGAAGCGCTGACTGGTGATGCCTGGGTGAACTTCCTTCTGTCTACCGCCCCAAGGGACCGGGTTGCCTCCAGGCCGGTTGCCGAGGCCCTGGTGCAGAGTGCCTGGCGGCCGACGGTTTCGGCGGAACCCGCCGAGGCACTGGCGTTCGCCCGGTTGTGGCTGGGAGGTCAGAAATGCTGACTCTTGCCTGGCCCTGGGTACTGGTTCTCGTACTGATACCGCTGATCGTCAAATGGCGGAAGCCTGGGGGGCAGTCGGTGGATGCGCCGGTGCTGCCGGTCGGTCACTGGCTGTCGGACCTGCCCGGTGTCAGTCGTCGCGGCAATGCCGTTCCACTGTGGCAACAGCTGTTGCTGTTCCTAATGTGGACGCTTCTGATGATTGCCCTGGCACGCCCCCAACACGTGAGCGAGCAGGTGCAAATGCCGGTTTCCGGCCGGGATCTGATGCTGGTTGTCGACATCTCCCCCAGCATGGACGAACAGGATATGGTCCTTCAGGGCCGGAGCATCAATCGCCTGCAGGCGGTCAAGCGGGTACTGGATGACTTCATTTCCCGCCGCCAGGGTGACCGGCTCGGTCTGATCCTGTTCGGCACTGAGCCCTATGTTCAGGCCCCACTGACCTTCGATCTTGAAACCGTCAGAACCCTGATGCGCGAGGCGGGTCTGGGCATGGCCGGACGCGCCACTGCCATTGGCGACGCGGTCGGTCTCGCGACCAAGCGACTGAGAGACAGGCCCCAGGACCAGCGCGTTGTAGTCCTGCTGACCGATGGCGCCAACACGGCTGGCGAAATTACCCCCGACAAGGCCACCGAAATCGCCGCCGCTGCCAGTATTCGGCTTTACACCATCGGCATTGGGGCCGAATCCATGGTTCAGCGGGGCTTGCTGGGCTCACGGCGGGTAAACCCGTCCAGGGACCTGGATGAAAACCTGCTGACCCGGATGGCCCAGCAAACCGGCGGAGAGTATTTCCGCGCCCGAAGCCTGCCGGAGCTGGAACTGATTTACGAGAGCATCGACCAACTGGAACCCATCGAGCTGGAGGGTAAGTTTTATCGGCCAGTAACCGAACTCTATGTCTGGCCCGCCGGCCTGGCGGTCCTGCTGTGGCTGGCCCTGTTCCTTGTTCGCCACGGGCATGAGTTGTTTGCTGACTCCCGGCGCAACAGGAAGGAGGATGAAGCGAATGTGGGCTGACTTTCACTTTCTGCGGCCGTTCTGGTTCTTGCTGCTTCTGCTGCTACCCATCCTGTACCTGGCCTTCCGGCAAATGCGCCTGGGCGACAGCGGCTGGTCCCGGCTTATTCCGGCCCGCTTGCTGT
This genomic stretch from Marinobacter salsuginis harbors:
- a CDS encoding DUF4381 domain-containing protein; this encodes MNPQDPLSQLRDIHLPETGGFWPPAPGWWMLAVLVIAALAALIWLILKRRKRNRWLRSARAQLARLEGSASSDPAWFAQLNTLLKQAARERYPDQHPEALTGDAWVNFLLSTAPRDRVASRPVAEALVQSAWRPTVSAEPAEALAFARLWLGGQKC
- a CDS encoding vWA domain-containing protein; protein product: MLTLAWPWVLVLVLIPLIVKWRKPGGQSVDAPVLPVGHWLSDLPGVSRRGNAVPLWQQLLLFLMWTLLMIALARPQHVSEQVQMPVSGRDLMLVVDISPSMDEQDMVLQGRSINRLQAVKRVLDDFISRRQGDRLGLILFGTEPYVQAPLTFDLETVRTLMREAGLGMAGRATAIGDAVGLATKRLRDRPQDQRVVVLLTDGANTAGEITPDKATEIAAAASIRLYTIGIGAESMVQRGLLGSRRVNPSRDLDENLLTRMAQQTGGEYFRARSLPELELIYESIDQLEPIELEGKFYRPVTELYVWPAGLAVLLWLALFLVRHGHELFADSRRNRKEDEANVG